Sequence from the Bacillus thuringiensis genome:
GAACAAAATATAAGTAGTGAAGATGCATTTCTCGTTACGAAACTGCGAGAAGCAGGAGCAGTGATAATAGGAAAAACAAATATGACAGAATTAGCAAATGCAATGTCATTTGAAATGTGGGCTGGATATAGTGCAAGAGGTGGACAAACAATCAATCCTTACGGTACAGGTGAGGATGATATGTTTGTTGGTGGCTCAAGTACAGGATCTGCCATAGCGGTTGCGGCTAACTTTACAGTAGTCTCGGTTGGAACAGAAACAGATGGTTCTATTTTGAGTCCAGCTGTTCAAAACTCTGTAGTCGGTATTAAACCGACTGTTGGTCTAATTAGTCGTAGAGGTATTATTCCGTTCACATATTCGCAAGATACAGCCGGCCCATTTGCTAGAACAGTAACAGATGTCGCTATTTTACTAGGGGGGTTAACTGGGATAGATGAGAGAGATATAGCTACTCGTAAAAGTGAAGGGATAGCAGAACATGATTATACAAAGTATCTGGATGATAATGGTTTAAATGGAGCAAAGATTGGTGTATATAGCAATGCACCAAAAGATTATTATGAATCTGGTGAGTATGATGATAAATTGTTTAAGGAAACGATTCAAGTATTACGTAGTGAGGGAGCGATAGTAGTAGAGGATATTAATATTCCGTCTTTTCATAGAGAATGGAGCTGGGATGTATCGCACTATGAATTAAAGCATAGTTTAGATAACTACCTTTCGAAATTACCTTCTACTGTTCCAGTACATTCTATTTCAGAGTTAATGGAGTTTAATGAAAATATAGCAGAAAGAGCTTTGAAATATGGACAAACTAAGTTGGAGAGAAGAAAAGATGTTCCTAATACATTAAGAAATCCAGAATATTTAAATGCAAGATTAGAAGATATATATTTTTCTCAAGAACAAGGCATTGATTTTGCAATGGAAAAATATAATCTTGATGCGATTCTGTTCCCTTCTTATATAGGCTCCACTATATGTGCGAAAGCAGGTTATCCGTCTATAGCAATACCTGCAGGATATATGGAGAACGGAAGACCTTTTGGGATTACTCTTGCAAGTACGGCTTTTAGTGAAGGAATATTAATTAAGGTAGCATATGCATTTGAACAAGCGACAAAACATAGAAAAATTCCGGGTTTGTCATAAATAGAATATACAAAAAGGACAGGAATGCCTGTCCTTTTTGCTTTATTGATTACATTGAAATATCTTTTCGATCTGTCTTATGATATTTTAATAGGCTAAAAGATAAACAAGCAGAACATAAAATAAGAAAAGAAGCGATGATATAAATTGTACGAACACCGAACATATCAGTAATAATGCCAACGCTAAGCATAGAAAGACCAGAAGCTGTCGAGAGGAGTGCACCATGAGCTGTATACATTTTTGACAATAAAGTAGGGGCAACACTTGATTGCAGCACTGTCGTTTGAGAAATATCTCTAATTTGATAACATGGACCCATTAGAACACATAGAAAAAGCGCAATAAACCCACTACTCGTCATACCATATAAAAATGTAAGAAGACTAAACAGAAGAGAGCCTATCGCCATGGAGCGTATTAAATTGTTTTGAATGTATGTACTCATTTTCCACGCTAATAGCCCGCCAATTAACGTCCCAACATAATAACTTGTATTAATATATCCCCACCATTCTTCTCCTTTATGAAGAACAGTTGTTACATAAGCTATCGTAATAGCGCCGATCCATATTGTCCCTGCGAATGTTTCCATTAAGTCCATACATGTAACTGTACGGAGAGCAGGATTTTGAAATAAGAGTTTCCAACCTTCCAATAAAGCGGCGCCTTTTGAAGAAGAAGGCTCTATTACTCGTTCAGTATGTATGGAACGTAATGAAACGTGTAGTGCAACAAATCCGAAAATCATCAAAATGTTATTTATCATGAGTGTAGAAGTAGCGCCGATAAGAAGAACAATAACACTTGTAAATGAATAAGCAGCGGCTTGCGCAATTTGTATGGAAAAGGAAAAAATACTATTTACTTTTACTAAATTTTCTTGTGGTGTAAGGCGGGGGAGAATACTGTATAGTAATGGAGCGCTCCAACCACTACATAATGAAATGAAAAAAATGAAAAAGAATAGTGCTACAATGTTTGTGGAAAGGACCGGGAATAATATCATTAATAAAAATAATAGAGCAGTTTTTGACCATTGTAGTGTAAACAGTAATGAATAAGACGGAAAACGATTCATTATAAGTGGTGAAGATGTATTTGCTATAAGATTTGTAATAACTTGTAATAATGGAAAGAGAGCAGTTAATGTAGCTGACTTAGTTGTGATATACATATGAGTTGTAATAATCATTACGTATACGATGTCAGCGAGAGTAATGCATATTTTCGATCCTAAATAGTAAGTTAATGAACGAGTTTGCAATAAGCACACCACCTTCCTAGAAAGTAATATTTTAGTAGTTATAATAAGTATAAATTAAAAAATAAATTTTGAAAGAATTAAATTTTTTGTCACTTTTTGAAAGGGAATTTCATGTATAATGAAGAATATATTAATATAGTATTTTAATAATACTCATTGTAACAGTGAATATGTACAATAGCTTGTAGTAAGAGCCCACGTATTAGAAAGGGCGGATAAACCATTCTTTTCTTCATATACATATAGAAAATGAGAAAGAAAGTGAGGGTTGCATATGGCTGCTTGGGTAATTTGGTTTATAATAGCTGGTATTTTATTTATTGCAGAAATGTTGTCGATTACGTTTTACATGCTTTGGCTTGGAATTGGAGCTGTTGTCGGAGGTCTTATTGCTTTATTTGCTCCTGAAGCACTACTGTTACAAGTTGTTGCTGGTGCGATTGTAAGTTTAACATTGACTTTCTTTACGAAAAGAATTTCAAAAAACTTTCGAGAAGCAAAAGGTTTTACTGATACAGTAGATTTGCTTGTCGGTAAAAAAGGTATTATTATGCGAGCGATTACAAAAGAAGCGAATGGTATTGTGAAGGTGGATGGAGATACTTGGACAGCTATTGCAGATGATCCAATTGATGCTGGAGAAAAGGTTATTGTTATAAAGAGGCATAGTACTATATTACAAGTGAAAAAGGAGAGTGAATAAATATGGTAGTAGGATTAACATTAACCATTATTTTCGCACTAATTGTTGTTACATTTATCGCATTAACAATTAAGATTATTCCGCAGCAAAAAGTTGGAGTCGTTGAAAGGTTTGGTAAGTTTCAACGTATTATGCAGCCAGGATTAAATTTATTAATACCAATTGTGGATCGCGTTCGTGTATATCACGACTTACGTATTCAACAAACGAATGTACCACCGCAGAAGGTAATTACGAAAGATAATGTACAAGTAGAAATTGATACAATTATTTTCTATCAAATTGTGGAACCAGAACTTGCGACATATGGTATTTCGAACTATGAATATGGTGTTCGTAACATTACTTCTGCAACGATGCGTCAAATTATTGGTAAAATGGAACTTGATGAAACATTATCTGGTCGTGAAAAAATTTCAACAGAAATTCGCTTAGCGCTTGATGAAGCAACAGAAAAATGGGGCGTTCGTATTGAACGTGTTGAAGTAGTAGATATTAACCCACCAAAAGATGTGCAAGCATCAATGGAAAAACAAATGAAAGCAGAACGTAATAAACGTGCGATTATTTTAGAGGCTGAAGCTGCAAAACAAGATAAAGTCCTTCGTGCTGAAGGGGAAAAGCAAAGTAAAATCTTAATGGCTGAAGGTGATAAAGAAGCACGTATTCGAGAAGCTGAAGGTATAAAGGAAGCAAAAGAACTAGAAGCGCAAGGGGAAGCAAGAGCGATTGAGGAAATTGCAAAAGCAGAACAAAATCGAATTGAATTACTTCGTGCAGCAGATTTAGATGAACGCGTACTTGCTTATAAATCATTTGAATCATTGATTGAGGTTGCAAAAGGGCCAGCAAATAAAGTCTTTATTCCGTCTAATGCAATTGAAACACTTGGTACTCTCGGGGCAATTGGAGAAATCTTTAAAGAAAAACAAGCGAAGAAATTGCCTTCTTCAGATACACCAAAAGAACAATAAGAGTGAAAAAGAGAAATGGGATGCCATTTCTCTTTTTATTTTCATCATTGTTTTAATTTATATATTAAATAGGTGAGGAACGGGAGACCGTTCCTTTTTCATATTCACTAAAAAATTTTTAAGATTTCATAATATGAAATAAAGGTGATTCTGTAAGAAATAAAATTGATATAATAATTGAAAATTCAGTCATCTAGTGGGGTTTCTAGACTTTTTATTATATTATTATTGGAAATTGGAGGGGAAAGAATGGCAATTAGAACAGGGGAACAGTATATTGAAGGATTGAGAAAAAGAAATCCTGAAATTTGGATTGGAGGAAGAAAAGTAACGGATGTAGTAAATGAAGATGTTTTTCGTGAACCAATTTTACAAATTGCGAACTTATATGATATGCAGCACAATCCAGAATATCAAGATAAGATTACTCATATATGCGAAGAGACAGGAGAAAGGGTATCTAATGCATTTTTAGTACCGAAAAATTATGAAGATTTAAAAGTACGCCGTGAATTATTTGAAGTGTGGGCAAAAGCTACTTATGGTTTAATGGGTAGAACACCTGACTTTTTAAATGTAACGGTTACTTCGATGGCAAGTAATTCGTGGTTTTTTGAGAAGTTTAATCCAGAATGGGGAGCGAATATAAAAAATTATTATAAACATATAAGGGATAATGATTTGTTTTTAACACACGCAATTATTAATCCACAAAATGATCGGAGTAAGGCTTCCCATCAACAAGAAGATGAAACGATGCATTTAGGGGTAGTAAGTGAAACAGCGGAAGGGATGTATGTTAGTGGTGCTAAAATGTTAGCGACACTGGCGCCGATTACGGATGAGGTAATAATATATTCCTATCCAAGCTTTAGGCCAGGTGATGAACGTCATGCAATTTCTTTTGCAGTTCCAATTGACGCACCAGGTCTAAGAATTCTATGTCGTGAGCCAATGCAAGATGGAAAACGATCTCTATTTGATCATCCACTTGCATCAAGGTTTGAGGAAATGGATGCATTACTAGTATTTCATAATGTGTTTATCCCGTGGGATAAAGTATTTATTTATCAAAGTGTGGAAGCTGGGAATCAATTGTATCCTAAAACCGGAATTGGTCATCAACCAGCGCATCAATCTGGGGTAAGAGGGTTAGTAAAACTATCTTTTGCTGCTGAAGTAGCTATGAAATTAGCAGATTCGATTGGCGTAGATGGGTTTTTAAATGTACAAAACCAGTTAGCAGAGCTTATGCAAGATGTCGAAACGATACGTGCTCTCCTGCAAGTAGCTGAATATGAGTATGAAACGAATTCATATGGAGAAGTTATTCCTGCGAGGTTGCCGCTTGATACGATACGCAGTTTATTACCTAAGATGTATCCACGGGCTATTGAAATTATTCAAACTATAGGTGCTGGTGGATTATTAATGTCACCGACAGGTGCTGATTTTATGAATCCCGAGATTCATGATGATATGCAAAAGTATTATATCGGGCGTGAAGGAGTATCCTCTGAGGAACGGGTTCGTTTGTTTAAATTAGCATGGGACTTATGTGGTGAGGCTTTTGGACAACGGTTATTACAATATGAGCGTTATTATTCTGGAGATCCGGTGCGTAAAATGGGAATGTTTTATAATGCGTACAAAAAACAACAAACTTTTTCACTTGTGAACAATGCATTGCAATCGAGTTCATCTGAAGGAGCTTTAAGTTAAGTGAAAAAATGTTTACGCTTACATTTTTATTTGAAATAGGAAGGAGCAATAGATGAAAACAAGAATTTTACTGTTAGGATGTAAATCTACTTATATTTTTAACAATATCTAAAACTTGAGAACTGTAACTGAAATAGGGGAGGTAAATGATTTGATCGCTTCTATCAGTAAAATTTGCAAAATTCTAAATTGTTTTACGAGTGATGAGCCTGTGCTAGGTAATTCGGAAATAGCGGAAAAGCTAAATATGAATGCAAGTACGGTTCACCATCTTGTTCGTACGTTGTGTGCAGAAGGAATGCTCATACAAGATGAGCAAAGAAAATATAGATTAGGTTGGAAATTGTTAGAGTGGGGAAATCAAGTCATGTTTCAGCAAGAGATTTATAGTGGAGCGATTCCACTTGTTGAAGAGCTTGTAAGAAATTTTAGTGGCACCGTGCACATCGGTATGTTTGATCGTGGTGATGTTGTATTTATATTGAAAGTTTCATCAAAGGAGTCCGTTCAAATTTCAACACATGTTGGATCAAGAGAACCTGCGTATTGTACAAGCACAGGGAAAGTATTGCTTTCATTTCATTCATCTCCCTTAGAATATACTTCAGAAAAAGGGCTTTTACCGAAAGCGCCTAATACAATTACTTGCGTCAAACAATTCCAGACAGAGTTACAGAAGATTCGTAAACAAGGTTATTCAATTAGTGATAACGAAAATGAGCATGGTCTTTATGGGATTGCAGCTCCTATTCGATCTTATACTGGGAGAACCATTGCGGCGCTTAATATTGTTGGACCTATATCGTATATGCAAGGAAGTAACCGTGAAATCATAATTCAAAGTGTAATGAATACGGCAAATTTGATTTCCAAGGAATTTGGTTATTTGGAAATTTAACTTTAGAAGAAAAGAGATGAGTATCATTTATATACATGAGCAGTGTATACCTGAATTAACGAAATCTATTGTTTCAATTGGAGCATTTGATGGTGTGCATAAAGGTCATCAAGCTGTAATTAAAAATGCGGTTGAGAAGACAAAAGCATTAAAGATAACAAATGTTGTGTATACATTTGATCCACCACCACGCTCATATTTTCAAGGTGCGCAAGTATTAACGCCTATTGATGAGAAGGTGAAACGTATTCAAAATCTTGGTGTTGAACATGTGATTGTAATTCAGTTTGATGAGTCTTATTTAACAAAAAGCGCGAGTTGCTTTATTCAAGATATAAAAAGGTTAAGCCCTGTAGAAATTTTTATTGGTCAAGATTTTAGGTTTGGAAAAAATCGTGAGGGAAATATTGAGCTGCTAAGAGAACACTTCAACATTTCTATAGTGAAAGATGTTTGCTGTGATGAAGGTGAGCGAATATCTTCAACGAGAATTAGAGATTATGTCTACCATGGGGATTTGCAAAAGTCTAGCTCTTTACTCGGTTGGTCTTTTTAAAACGATATAAATGAAAAGGAATCATGAGGAGGAAATAATATGTCTAAAACATTGCAATCTTTTAATTTACTAAAATGGATTGATGAGAATAAGGAGTTATTGAAGCCACCAGTAAATAACAAAGTTATTTGGCAAGATTCAGAGTTTATCGCCATGATATTAGGTGGTCCAAATAGAAGACGTGATTTCCACGTAGATCCTTCAGATGAATTTTTCTATCAAATTAAAGGTGAATGTTATGTGGAATGTATTACAGAGGAAGGTAAGCGGGAAGTCGTCACAGTAAAAGAAGGGGATGTATTTATGCTACCAGCTATGGTGCCGCATTCACCACATCGCGTCGCTAACACATATGGGCTCGTAATTGAAAGAAAACGTAGCCAAGGAGAACTTGAGGATTTCGTTTGGTTCTGTGACGAGTGTAATCATGAAATGCATCGTGTACGTGTCCAATTAAATGATATTGAAAAACAAGTAAAAGAAGCGATTCATAGTTTTAATTCAAATAAAGAAATTCGAGCATGTAAAAACTGCGGTCATATTATGCCAGAGGAAGTGGAGGAATGGAAGTGCGAATAGATTTTCATACACATATTATTCCTGAAACTTTTCCAGATTTTGAAGAGAAGTTTGGTGGCGGTCGTTGGCCGATATTAAATCGGACTTGTACATGTGGTGCAAGTATTATGGTTGGAGGTAAAAATTTTCGTGACGTGACAGACCAAGTATGGTGTCCTAAGAAAAGAATTGAAGATATGGATCGTGAAGGTGTTGATATTCAAGTTTTATCGCCAATCCCAGTTACATTTTCATATTGGGCAAAACCAGAGGAAGCTGAAAGTATGGCACGTATTCAAAATGATTTTATTGCAGAAACAGTTTTAGCATATCCAGATCGTTTTGTAGGGTTAGGAACGGTTCCGATGCAAGATGGAGAAACTGCAATTCGTGAAATGGAGCGTTGCATAACGGAATTAAATTTACATGGTATTGAAATTGGTACAAATGTAAATGGTAAAAATTTAGATGACCCATCGTTTATTGAATTCTTTCGAATGGCTGAAAAATGGCAAGTTCCAATTTTTATTCATCCATGGGAGACATTAGGGCGGGATAGAATGCCACATCATAATTTTATGTACACAGTAGGGATGCCGAGTGAAACGGCACTTGCGGCAGCTACATTAATATGGAGTGGGATAATGGAGAAGTTTCCACGGCTAAAGGTTTGTTTTGCGCATGGCGGCGGATCTTTCCCATATATTTTGCCAAGGTTAGATCAAGGCTGGAAAGTATGGCCGCATTTACGATTGACTACGCATCCTCCTAGTTATTATGCAAAGAAATTTTATTTTGATTCTTTAAATTATGATCCTATTAATTTGAAATATATGATTGAAAGATTTGGGCATGAAAAGATTTTCATGGGTTCAGATTATCCGTTTTTATTGCGAGAAGTTGACCCGGGAAAGGTGATTGATGAAACAGCCAGTTTATCAGAGGAACAAAAGGCAGCGATGCTTGGGGGAAATGCTGCGGAATTTTTAAATATTGATATAAAAAAACGAGGTGTAGCATATGCAGAGAGTACAAACACCTGAGGATAAACTAAGTGAATTGGGAATTACACTACCAGCTATTCGCCCAGCAGTTGGAAATTATGTTAGTTGTGTAAGAGTAGGTAACTTACTATTTACTGCTGGACAAGGTGTAGATGAGTATCACGGGAAATTAGGAAAAGATATTTCCATTGATGAAGGATATAAAGCGGCAAGGCAATCGATGTTGAATTTGTTAAGTGTTGTGAGAAATGAACTAGGTGATTTAAATAAGGTAAAACGAATTGTAAAAATACTTGGTTTTGTAAATAGTACAGAAGATTTTATTAATCAGCCAAAAGTAATGAACGGGGCATCGGATGTATTAGTAGATATTTTTGGAGAAAAAGGAAAACATGCTCGTTCTGCAGTCGGTATGGCTCAGTTACCTAATAATACAACAATTGAAATTGAGATGGTTTTAGAAATTGAGGAATAGGAGGTAAAGAAGATGAACAAAGAATTATTAGCTGACAAACTAAAAGTGAAAGATGCGAAATTGTTTATTGATGGACAATACGTGGATTCTGTATGTGGTGAAACGTTTGATACATTCAATCCAGCGACGAATAGAAAGCTTGCATCTATTGCAAAGGCAAATGAAGAGGACACCAAAAGAGCAATTGATGTGGCAGAACGTACATTTAAAAGCGGCATTTGGAGTAAAATGCCTGTGGAAGAGCGATCGAATATTTTATGCAAAATGTCGGATTTGATTATGGAAAGAGTGGAGGAACTAGCTTATATAGAAACTCTGGATGTTGGAAAACCGATTAAAGAAAGTAAAGGATTCGATATACCACGTTCGGCTCATAATTTTCGCTTCTTTGCTGAAATGGCTAAATATATGGTGCACGAGCACTATGACAAACATAATTTTATGTCATATGCAAAGTATGCTCCTGCGGGAGTGACAAGTTTAATCATTCCTTGGAATTTGCCATTCATGCAAATGACGTGGAAAGCATCAGCGGCACTTGCTTCTGGTAATACTGTTGTTGTCAAACCGGCCTCTTATACTCCGTTAAGTGCAGTTATGCTTGGTGAAATTGCAAATGATGCAGGACTACCACCAGGTGTACTTAATATTATTACAGGTCCAGGAAATACTGTCGGGACAAAAATGACAACACATCCAGCTATTAGAAGAATTTCATTTGTTGGAGAAAGTAATACAGGCAAGACAATTATGCGTAATGCATCAGAGAACTTAATACCTGTTTCATTAGAATTAGGAGGTAAATCAGCAAATATCGTATTTGAAGATGCGGATTTAGATGAAGCAGTACAAGGCTCAATTGAAGCTATTTATCGGAATCAAGGAGAAATTTGTTTAGCTGGTTCAAGATTACTTGTGCAAGAAAGTGTATATGAACAGTTTTTAGAGAAATTTGTAGCGGCTGTAAAAAGAATAAAAGTTGGAGATCCTCTTTCTGAAGATACAGATATGGGAGCGCTTGTATCCAAATCTCATTTAGAAACAGTTGATAGTTATGTAGAAATAGGAATTTCAGAAGGGGCAAAATTAGCCTATGGTGGAAAAAGAGTAGAGAGTCTAGTAGAAGGAAACTTTTATGAACCTACTATTCTATATGATGTTGATAACAGTATGCGTGTAGCACAGGAAGAGATATTTGGTCCAGTTCTAGTTGTTATTCCATTTAAAACGGAGGAGGATGCAATTCGCATTGCGAATGATTCCATTTATGGACTAGCTGGAGTTGTTTGGACAAATGATCTTAGACGAGCGCAACGGGTGGTTTCACAAATTGATTCAGGTTTACTATGGATTAATTGTTGGTATGTCCGAGATTTACGTACTCCATTTGGAGGTTCGAAGGCAAGTGGAATTGGTAGAGAAGGTGGACGTCATAGTTTCGAATTTTATACGGAGGCTAAGACGGTAACGATGAAATTATAAGGATAATATTTTAACTTAACATACAAAAAAGCTCCCATCGAATGTTTATGAAAATAAGTAGATGGGTGGGGGCTAGTTACACTGTAAAGGATTGAGGATATATAAATTAGAAAAATGGGGTGAGAGCAATTGTTAATTAAAGAATTAGCTGATGAACTATTACAGGCTGAAGATTCACGTATAGGGATACCTCCTTTTACTGAAAGATATGCTAATTTATCTGTTGAGGATGCTTATAATATTCAGCTTGAAGTAGTAGAAAGAAAGCTGGAGAACGGGCGTTATGTAATCGGAAAGAAAGTTGGACTTACGAGTGTTGCGATGCAGCAGATGCTTGGGGTAAATGAACCAGATTATGGACATTTGTTAGATGACATGAAGATAGAAAATGGGAGTACAATCTCAATTAGTTCTTTTGTATCTCCGAAAATAGAAGCGGAAATAGGATTTGTTTTAGAGAAGGATTTAAAAGGGCCTAATATTACATACATTGATGTACTGATGGCAACAAAGTATGTTGTACCTACACTTGAAATAATTGACAGTCGTATTGCTGACTGGAAAATTAAATTGGTCGATACAGTAGCGGATAATGGCTCGTCAGCAAAAGTTGTAATTGGTAATACATTCTCTAGCATTGATAAAGTAGATTTACGTACAACTGGAATGACACTTTATAAAAATAATAGTTTAATTGCAACGGGTGCTGGCGCGGCCGCATTAGGGCATCCTGCACAAGCTATTGCTTGGTTAGCTAATAAACTACATGAATTTAATATTGGATTAAAAGCAGGAGAGTTAATTTTACCAGGTGCGTTATCTGGTGCAGTCTCAGTGAATAGTAAAGATAGCATTCAAGCTGACTTCGGTTCACTCGGATCGGTTTCTGTTACATTCATATAGGTTAAAGTATTACGAAAAGGGGGGATAGGTGTGCAGAAAGTAAAGGCGGCTATAATTGGGTCAGGTAATATTGGTACGGATTTAATGTATAAATTAAGAAAAAGTGGAGTCATAGAGCTCAATGCCATGATTGGAATAGATTCAGAATCGGATGGTTTAAAGAGAGCGAAAGAAGCCGGATACGAGGTTTTTGATAATGGAATACAAGCAATTATTGATAATCCAAGCTTAGCTGATATTGTATTTGATGCAACCTCAGCTAAATCACATAGTTATCATGCGAAAATGTTAGAAGAGCTTGGGAAAATAGTAATTGACTTAACTCCCGCTGCATATGGGCCATTTGTTTGTCCTGCTATTCGAAATAATGATTTTTTAGATAAGCAAAACGTTAATATGATTACGTGCGGGGGACAAGCAACGATCCCGATTGTTCATGCTATTAATGAGGTGGCAAATGTTACATATGCAGAGATAGTTGCTACAATTTCCAGTTTAAGTGCAGGACCAGGTACAAGGGCAAATATCGATGAATTTACAATTACGACAAAGCGTGGAATTGAAGAAATTGGCGGAGCTGACAAGGGGAAGGCGATAATTATTTTAAACCCTGCAGAGCCACCTATATTAATGAGAGATACAGTA
This genomic interval carries:
- a CDS encoding aldehyde dehydrogenase, with the translated sequence MNKELLADKLKVKDAKLFIDGQYVDSVCGETFDTFNPATNRKLASIAKANEEDTKRAIDVAERTFKSGIWSKMPVEERSNILCKMSDLIMERVEELAYIETLDVGKPIKESKGFDIPRSAHNFRFFAEMAKYMVHEHYDKHNFMSYAKYAPAGVTSLIIPWNLPFMQMTWKASAALASGNTVVVKPASYTPLSAVMLGEIANDAGLPPGVLNIITGPGNTVGTKMTTHPAIRRISFVGESNTGKTIMRNASENLIPVSLELGGKSANIVFEDADLDEAVQGSIEAIYRNQGEICLAGSRLLVQESVYEQFLEKFVAAVKRIKVGDPLSEDTDMGALVSKSHLETVDSYVEIGISEGAKLAYGGKRVESLVEGNFYEPTILYDVDNSMRVAQEEIFGPVLVVIPFKTEEDAIRIANDSIYGLAGVVWTNDLRRAQRVVSQIDSGLLWINCWYVRDLRTPFGGSKASGIGREGGRHSFEFYTEAKTVTMKL
- a CDS encoding 2-keto-4-pentenoate hydratase, with product MLIKELADELLQAEDSRIGIPPFTERYANLSVEDAYNIQLEVVERKLENGRYVIGKKVGLTSVAMQQMLGVNEPDYGHLLDDMKIENGSTISISSFVSPKIEAEIGFVLEKDLKGPNITYIDVLMATKYVVPTLEIIDSRIADWKIKLVDTVADNGSSAKVVIGNTFSSIDKVDLRTTGMTLYKNNSLIATGAGAAALGHPAQAIAWLANKLHEFNIGLKAGELILPGALSGAVSVNSKDSIQADFGSLGSVSVTFI
- a CDS encoding acetaldehyde dehydrogenase (acetylating), which translates into the protein MQKVKAAIIGSGNIGTDLMYKLRKSGVIELNAMIGIDSESDGLKRAKEAGYEVFDNGIQAIIDNPSLADIVFDATSAKSHSYHAKMLEELGKIVIDLTPAAYGPFVCPAIRNNDFLDKQNVNMITCGGQATIPIVHAINEVANVTYAEIVATISSLSAGPGTRANIDEFTITTKRGIEEIGGADKGKAIIILNPAEPPILMRDTVYCEVKDMDEVSIRETIHKMVEGVRTYVPGYSLKQEPMFAGNRVTVFLEVEGAGDYFPPYAGNLDIMTAAALKVGEEFATKIISEKKRGVMNEAK